A window from Dromaius novaehollandiae isolate bDroNov1 chromosome 1, bDroNov1.hap1, whole genome shotgun sequence encodes these proteins:
- the NHS gene encoding actin remodeling regulator NHS isoform X5, with protein sequence MALSCCVLKSAAVSNLDAESKLSVYYRAPWHQQRNIFLPSTRPPCVEELHHHAKQNLRALRREHRNQGDNREQKVQGSISVVAPPFPPFPAICSQKRQAIKDRHLLPFKSTRSPSPIECCHMTPWSRKSHPPEDEDTDVMLGQRPKNPIHNIPSTLDKQTNWSKALPLPTPEEKMKQDAQVISSCIIPINVTGVGFDREASIRCSLVHSQSVLQRRRKLRRRKTISGIPRRVQQEIDSDESPVARERNVIVHANPDFSSAANRRSGTRDSECQTEEILIAAPSRRRIRAQRGQSVVASLSHSTGNILVLADNGDAVFATTVSNRIRSRSLPREGARANEGDQDASAKSSVYEAEHFLASQERILKKGKEVMNKQGSQEHQPIGLTCPQHLHSPDHSISERGRSRLSRMADSGSCEISSNSDTFGSPIHSISTAGVLLSSHMDQKDDHQSSSGNWSGSSSTCPSQTSETIPPAASPPLTGSSHCDSELSLNTAPNANEDSSVFIAEQFGDHMDKVRGHRASSFTSTVADLLDDPNNSNTSDSEWNYLHHHHDASCHQDFSPEHPKADSLGCPSFTSMATYDSFLEKSPSDKADTSSHFSVDTEGYYTSMHFDCGLKGNKSYICNYAAAGSESGQNASVTSSLTDCAWQDCVNHRRQGRQSISLKKPKAKPAPPKRSSSLRKSESSTDLPEKKEPKISSGQHVSHTSREMKLPLEFSNTPSRVENSNLPTKQELSWTNQNDSGLKDTQFDTTDIPSFKDEGAEQSHYADLWLLNDLKSNDPYRSLSNSSTATGTTVIECIKSPESSESQTSQSGSRATTPSLPSVDNEFKLASPEKLAGLASPSSGYSSQSETPTSSFPTAFFSGPLSPGGSKRKPKVPERKSSLQQPLSKDGTVSSNKDLELPIIPPTHLDLSALHNVLNKPFTHRHQLHAFNHNKQSMIGEALNPSPPSALAITPSVLKSVHLRSVNKPEEVKQKASTTDLLCIQETTLMVTDVSPAKMRPLLAKKPISRQYSTEEAIMSYIDTSPAETGPGKPPLEKSSSFSGQNNCEQEMLTSANVGLVEIKPMKDQMHLATEHLPENALTQTCAISTEGFQKGLAVPTNDYEAKKTNQGVEQESNLDQVQIQQEFAGGCEQKLESERVSETPSQSERADISDQLKHQLDLSHHVPGNISYESETATVNSLSEKSSKQENDIASGIPTKSASDNSRADDTRGSTEEPSLKESSPSDDSIISPLSEDSQAETEDVFVSPNKPRTTEDLFAVIHRSKRKVLGRKDSGDLSVRNRLRASAGSSSQPPTSSSLPASTVPPPSSVGTPVSSQRSPGLIYRNAKKSNTSNEEFKLLLLKKGSRSDSSYRMSATEILKSPILPKSPGELSVDAPQNPDESPQAASPEASSPLSPCSPRVNAEGFSSKSFSMSASSRVGRSRAPPAASSSRYSVRCRLYNTPMQAISEGETENSDGSPHDDRSSQSST encoded by the exons CTGTCTCCAACCTGGATGCAGAGAGTAAACTGAGTGTCTATTACCGAGCGCCTTGGCAtcagcaaagaaatattttcctccccTCCACGAGACCGCCGTGTGTGGAGGAGCTGCACCACCACGCCAAGCAGAACCTGCGAGCCTTGCGCAGAG AGCATCGAAACCAAGGGGATAACAGAGAGCAAAAAGTCCAAGGCTCCATCTCTGTGGTGgctcccccctttcctcccttccctgcaaTCTGCAGTCAAAAAAGGCAAGCGATAAAGGACCGGCACTTGCTACCA TTTAAGAGCACCCGCTCGCCCTCCCCAATTGAGTGTTGCCACATGACCCCATGGAGTAGAAAG TCCCATCCACCAGAGGACGAAGATACAGATGTCATGTTAGGGCAGAGGCCGAAAAATCCAATACATAATATCCCTTCTACACTGGATAAACAAACCAATTGGAGTAAAGCACTACCTCTGCCAactccagaggagaaaatgaaacaagatGCCCAAGTGATTTCTTCTTGCATTATCCCCATCAATGTCACTG GAGTTGGTTTTGACAGAGAGGCTAGTATACGCTGCTCTCTTGTTCATTCACAATCTGTACTACAGCGGAGACGAAagttgaggaggaggaaaaccatcTCTGGCATCCCCAGAAGAGTGCAACAAGAAATAG ATTCTGATGAATCGCCGGTGGCAAGAGAACGCAATGTGATTGTGCATGCAAACCCGGACTTCTCCAGCGCTGCCAACAGGAGGTCGGGTACGCGGGACTCGGAGTGTCAGACTGAGGAAATCCTCATTGCTGCTCCATCGCGAAGACGGATCCGAGCGCAGAGAGGGCAGAGCGTTGTTGCCTCCCTGTCACACTCCACCGGCAACATTTTGGTGCTAGCAGACAACGGGGATGCTGTGTTTGCTACCACAGTGAGCAACCGCATCCGGTCACGGAGTCTTCCTCGCGAGGGTGCAAGAGCCAATGAAGGTGATCAGGATGCCAGTGCCAAAAGTTCAGTATATGAAGCAGAACACTTTCTAGCAAGCCAGGAAAGGATCCTGAAAAAGGGGAAGGAGGTCATGAATAAACAAGGTTCACAGGAACACCAGCCCATAGGTTTAACGTGTCCTCAGCACTTGCACAGCCCCGATCACAGCATCAGTGAGAGAGGGAGATCACGACTGTCAAGGATGGCAGATTCAGGAAGCTGTGAGATTTCATCCAACTCAGATACCTTTGGGAGCCCCATTCACTCAATCTCCACAGCAGGAGTCCTGCTCAGCAGCCACATGGACCAGAAAGATGACCACCAATCCTCCAGTGGGAACTGGAGTGGGAGCAGCTCCACGTGTCCCTCTCAGACGTCCGAAACCattcctcctgctgcctctcctccaCTGACGGGCTCTTCTCACTGTGACTCCGAGCTGTCGCTGAACACCGCTCCCAATGCCAACGAGGACTCCAGTGTCTTCATCGCAGAGCAATTTGGTGACCACATGGATAAAGTCAGAGGCCACAGGGCAAGCTCCTTCACCTCCACTGTAGCAGATTTACTTGATGACCCCAACAACAGCAACACTAGTGACAGTGAGTGGAACTACCTGCACCACCACCATGACGCGTCCTGTCACCAGGATTTCAGCCCCGAGCACCCCAAGGCTGACAGCCTGGGGTGCCCGAGTTTCACAAGCATGGCCACTTATGATAGCTTCCTAGAGAAGAGCCCATCTGACAAGGCAGACACTAGCTCACACTTTTCCGTGGATACTGAAGGATACTATACTTCCATGCACTTTGATTGTGGTCTCAAGGGTAATAAAAGTTATATTTGCAACTATGCAGCTGCAGGCTCTGAGAGTGGCCAGAATGCGAGTGTGACTTCCAGTCTCACTGACTGCGCCTGGCAGGATTGCGTGAACCACAGGAGGCAAGGAAGGCAGAGCATCTCTCTGAAGAAACCAAAGGCAAAGCCAGCCCCACCAAAACGCAGCTCATCTTTGAGGAAATCTGAGAGCAGCACGGAtcttcctgaaaagaaagaacCAAAGATAAGCAGTGGGCAGCATGTGTCTCACACTTCCAGGGAAATGAAGCTGCCGCTTGAGTTTTCAAACACACCTTCCAGAGTGGAAAACTCTAATCTGCCAACCAAACAGGAGCTCTCCTGGACAAACCAGAATGACAGTGGATTAAAGGACACTCAGTTTGACACCACAGATATTCCATCGTTTAAAGATGAAGGTGCTGAACAATCTCACTATGCAGATCTCTGGCTTCTAAATGACTTGAAATCTAATGATCCTTACAGGTCTTTATCTAATTCAAGCACTGCTACGGGTACTACAGTCATAGAGTGCATCAAATCACCAGAGAGCTCTGAATCCCAAACGTCTCAGTCTGGATCAAGAGCCACCACCCCATCCCTCCCGTCTGTCGATAATGAGTTTAAACTGGCCTCCCCAGAGAAGTTGGCAGGGTTAGCATCACCCTCCAGTGGATACTCCAGCCAGTCAGAAACGCCAACCTCTTCTTTTCCAACAGCTTTCTTTTCTGGGCCTTTGTCTCCTGGAGGTAGCAAGAGAAAGCCAAAAGTACCAGAAAGGAAGTCGTCACTGCAGCAGCCACTGTCTAAAGATGGCACTGTGTCTTCAAACAAAGACTTAGAGCTTCCCATTATACCTCCCACTCATCTTGACCTAAGTGCTCTTCATAACGTCTTGAATAAACCATTCACTCACAGGCACCAGTTGCATGCTTTCAACCACAATAAGCAGAGCATGATAGGAGAAGCACTGAATCCCAGTCCTCCTTCTGCCCTCGCTATCACACCTTCCGTTCTAAAATCTGTTCACCTTAGATCAGTTAATAAGCCTGAAGAAGTGAAACAAAAAGCTAGTACTACAGACCTGCTCTGCATACAAGAAACCACGCTAATGGTGACTGATGTTTCTCCAGCCAAAATGAGGCCACTCTTAGCTAAGAAACCAATATCACGTCAGTACTCCACTGAGGAGGCCATCATGTCATATATTGACACTTCCCCAGCAGAAACAGGCCCTGGAAAACCACCTTTAGAAAAaagctcctctttcagtggacAGAATAATTGTGAGCAAGAAATGCTAACTTCAGCAAACGTGGGTCTGGTTGAAATTAAACCCATGAAAGACCAAATGCACCTGGCCACTGAGCATTTGCCAGAAAATGCTCTAACTCAGACTTGTGCTATTTCTACAGAAGGGTTTCAGAAAGGCTTAGCTGTCCCCACAAATGATTACGAAGCAAAGAAAACTAACCAGGGAGTAGAACAGGAAAGCAACCTTGACCAAGTGCAGATTCAGCAAGAGTTTGCTGGAGGCTGTGAACAAAAGTTGGAATCTGAACGTGTGAGTGAAACCCCATCTCAGTCTGAGAGAGCTGACATTAGCGATCAGCTTAAGCACCAACTTGATTTAAGCCACCATGTGCCTGGGAATATCAGCTACGAATCAGAGACAGCAACAGTAAATTCACTCAGTGAAAAAAGTTCCAAGCAGGAAAATGATATTGCATCAGGTATTCCGACCAAAAGTGCCTCTGATAACAGCAGGGCAGATGACACACGGGGGAGCACAGAAGAGCCTTCACTGAAAG AATCTTCTCCGAGCGACGATTCCATAATTTCACCATTGAGTGAAGATTCTCAGGCTGAGACAGAAGATGTTTTTGTGTCTCCAAATAAACCGCGCACTACTGAGGATCTGTTTGCAGTCATTCACAG GTCAAAAAGGAAAGTTCTTGGGAGAAAGGATTCTGGAGACCTTTCTGTAAGAAACAGATTGAGAGCTtcagctgggagcagcagccagccacccaccagcagcagcttgcccgccaGCACTGTGCCACCCCCCAGCAGTGTGGGTACTCCCGTAAGCAGCCAGAGGTCCCCCGGGCTCATATACAGGAATGCCAAAAAGTCCAACACATCTAACGAGGAGTTTAAACTGCTGCTCCTAAAAAAGGGCAGTCGGTCTGATTCTAGCTACAGGATGTCTGCCACGGAGATCCTGAAAAGCCCCATTTTGCCCAAGTCTCCTGGAGAGCTGTCAGTGGACGCCCCTCAAAACCCGGATGAGTCGCCCCAAGCAGCCAGCCCCGAAGCATCATCCCCACTTTCTCCGTGCTCCCCGAGAGTCAACGCAGAAGGATTCTCCTCCAAGAGCTTCTCCATGTCGGCGTCGTCCAGAGTGGGGCGCTCCCGGGCGCCTCCGGCCGCCAGCAGCAGCCGGTACAGCGTACGCTGTAGGCTGTACAACACACCGATGCAGGCTATCTCCGAAGGAGAGACCGAGAACTCAGATGGCAGCCCTCACGATGACCGATCTTCTCAGAGTTCAACATAG